A portion of the Salvelinus fontinalis isolate EN_2023a chromosome 32, ASM2944872v1, whole genome shotgun sequence genome contains these proteins:
- the LOC129831448 gene encoding uncharacterized protein LOC129831448 has protein sequence MKEGATMSEEGATMSEEGVTMSEEGVTMSEEGATMSEEGATMSEEGATVSEKGQIIASDTGSDEELGEALSNGNPIPPKRGKGRPKGSGSKTPKILRVLDKQPRGRPRKVVDPNAVSAEPTAPLKHGRPQKVKQQKKRGRPRKNPLSTEEEEKRKKPKSQPKGSRVWKPLGRPRIHPCVDPPATSAEPRGRGRPRKAIIGKGAHLRKNPPPTSKVSEPPVKDGSPRKRGRPLGSVQANKAKRAAEKDSSNTAPPAKRGCTVSPIVKLYRCTNGKANVLDEAAIQAQRRRGRRKTVKVDYTTYDSEEEENEDAEKNEDEDLSPVEEEINPHSGHHKANKPGKVAAALKKVGVVSKRRGRKPGSTKKVLK, from the coding sequence ATGAAAGAAGGGGCAACAATGTCTGAAGAAGGGGCAACAATGTCTGAAGAAGGGGTAACAATGTCTGAAGAAGGGGTAACAATGTCTGAAGAAGGGGCAACAATGTCGGAAGAAGGGGCAACAATGTCGGAAGAAGGGGCAACGGTGTCGGAAAAAGGACAGATAATTGCCTCTGATACTGGTAGTGATGAGGAGTTAGGTGAAGCCTTGTCTAATGGCAACCCCATACCACCTAAGAGGGGAAAGGGAAGGCCCAAGGGATCAGGCTCTAAGACACCCAAGATACTGAGGGTACTAGACAAGCAGCCACGGGGTAGGCCACGTAAAGTGGTTGACCCTAATGCTGTTTCAGCAGAGCCAACTGCACCTCTGAAGCATGGCCGGCCCCAAAAAgttaaacaacaaaaaaaaagggGTAGGCCGAGGAAGAACCCACTATCAACCGAGGAggaagaaaagagaaagaaaCCGAAAAGCCAACCAAAGGGATCAAGAGTGTGGAAGCCTCTCGGAAGGCCGCGCATCCATCCCTGCGTGGATCCCCCAGCCACCTCTGCCGAGCCACGGGGAAGAGGCCGTCCACGCAAGGCAATAATAGGTAAAGGTGCCCACTTACGGAAAAACCCACCTCCAACCTCTAAAGTTTCCGAGCCACCCGTTAAAGATGGTTCCCCGCGAAAGAGGGGCCGCCCCTTAGGCTCCGTTCAAGCAAACAAAGCCAAGAGAGCAGCAGAGAAGGATAGTTCCAATACTGCACCCCCAGCCAAACGGGGGTGCACTGTTTCTCCAATAGTAAAGCTTTACCGCTGCACCAATGGTAAAGCAAATGTGTTAGATGAAGCTGCCATCCAAGCCCAGAGGCGAAGAGGCAGGAGAAAGACTGTGAAAGTTGATTATACAACTTATGAttcagaggaggaggaaaatgaAGATGCAGAGAAAAATGAGGACGAAGACTTGTCTCCAGTTGAAGAGGAAATAAATCCACACAGTGGTCATCACAAGGCTAACAAACCTGGTAAGGTGGCGGCAGCCCTAAAGAAGGTGGGGGTTGTTTCTAAAAGGCGGGGCAGGAAGCCTGGTTCAACCAAAAAGGTTCTAAAGTAA
- the LOC129831446 gene encoding uncharacterized protein LOC129831446, whose translation MEKSWDSIDAAGDYSTDETRNLPSHSCQKITEHKGAEGGEEILTDKTYEKNMAAFKVKNEDDSSPFSDIHNHSKIIAQDLQRGATEVIQDKCSPFLERLCPVGLTNVQESCILASGFDVKKKRGIDSAAVGIGTKVSFSPFSSNLSKNIKGTVTQSLIALELQQSSLSNSSLSDPGQSSRAVVDEKAYADVSHQMLPLAETKKGKEKISFNSLLPVMEKQQKRKAGQPYKKTLSAITQEWDSDATEIPRVTRNKDNLTPSCKQTDEKKRDEMLEFPPTTSSATSFGCNSTSDSSNHLTISHSDDIISKSQITGPSISMEFIQPPRGQRTSKTTQKAEEEVPALKLTTATEGKDSPIVQALAQNTLVPSETVCSFDDNTENALKVQKIPGKNKAITSKAGNRRTQAFKRNRMTPSSLLTTQSQSSSATPQEHFYLGLSQDATPLQSSDIKMEPKYLSDTGVLDVENNLKEHRKREPSKNFTEGSVKSPGVMSRCFDLSITQKDQGAPSDIRREIKYYVTANTSAVGNQGEMTPRTQDLSGLKSIEDVLKMKRKAGRPFKKKTLFKMAKLLAIAQEGGSNDTENCGMIEECVPKFQQEVPAYHPLKSKVKKTDTRTMASNSPTSTSRKSSRTCKTTPKTAQKMQILTHTPTQPVLPVPSYLIEPILKMEDTTLISPLSVIPLCSADISLQQVSHRCGKPLKKNTQFYKNMTTAVPHPPIFALDSKALAEIVSTGNDKGTKKDIGSKSKCKQVPRTRGASELLCTNGIPQGDIHTQTNRDGVYSKTSAPTVPHSRKRGVQHKKGTAKALFPLSDQTALPVSDCQLQVQNHSASQEMPLLPSKIETESDTAYPTPRTVTKNIPKTCKARNKPLRKVEKAQAPTLDPSLVVEHLRPDVPEVDQMRQVEAVIESVIKDVHKPREHVDQRKKMKKEASNVSASTLDPSLGMGHSTPDAPQVDHTRQMEAVIESVTEDLHKKEVSDVSASAYSTFPSSDNLFEPHNHSTLSQSPLLTLEIKTESGRIKNALPKKSKICMKEKPMSKSLLKNRKKASMPTSRPSSDTVHAPSKRVNKNSNTCRERKRPSLKVEKAQVSTLDINYSGEKHKSPEIPQMDEMRHVEAFIDAVIEDLHQPKDQQQKLKKETDNVAPLEPTTFPALDNLLEQHNHSQLRQNLSSRKTKSGLKHAIPKTATKNKSKACFKGKLSKTDKKAAVLTSDPSIGGEDGYLEMPPHNQAEKGGKSDGQNNNDVVNLETAAHKPHQRKGPRKKLKKEDCIFSKPEQVESTISDSQLKQHDHNALEHVSLLASETTTESGMEHIVREKATTNKSKTSRKRELPLKAPPGNAKRAAMLTSNPSLGAEVGYLEMPPHLTHANQGGKRDGKTNNVVQHKKETAKSGMEDHMETAHTQRVGSKRNLKEEDSNVSISEQAATLTSDKHPNQVSSLASEIKSECNSGCVTPTQKKYISKACKKRKITPTPPSSTLSLGMEYGYSEMATTFTHVDQVQNILDTYKISKVRKKITGSSRRISNRRKSRRPYTSNSHITNESMQDQVILSVASDLTNNPTSPVSITVSSIAVQGQITELVSADCIEKRSHKMRTPKTIKPQRPKSTGLGKNITDDNMSRKFLSAFVKEELIEEEKSPENRGKEDGKGKKGKILKIDNVNPQSKHSQSQVKDGNALTDDTFILQVPIDEAGGSMSIAIDTISTAIPKRKKGGRFSKRLQKTSSTTNVPSEQQCINMSPEKTSLCVSNISEIHRKRKVDTRSTDFANADIKVLNPKDDLSDSSVLVDSSLLENQRMKNKGKKKSKTITEEQTVAISVVKEMVGQDFQTTRAALKNKQGRPFRKRTLRVAKRLLCGKQKSNTSGELSVNKTQSCKSKGTSKGGKKHNLIPASSTLRHTKASKAMTIEDIALKQEQDGIWETVDVSSNIFSSQTVTISPSISGQEFETISSETMCSVDAGAIQGIQQIESTQLTPHLTKLPHKVTGMKKRRRRNKTGWATKVKSKRPLSKVNSGDRLDVLIQSPIDNTGLNSSLCNSSTENDTLESVEQEECRAQEVKAVANDYNVVHVEEINGGDQPLTARAKLQHSSVLRQNLKTRKPMSCHFCGRSFRHISAYTIHKRIHTGEKPYRCQKCGKSFAQLSKLNSHSNIHKQHGLMQCPCCVTQSPNKDDLIDHFKIHMKGTKRFSLIHKTRRDRDIQIQPYADYIESPVSLNGRKSLRCSTCFKCFFSTATLKMHLQTHSGVRRFTCKVCGKMFSKFLSFSAHEKTHWPVKPYACSVCGKGFVLLRELKTHSHMHSGEMPFFCNHCGQAFSDFSSLRTHQVSKVCFEARDEGDGNKVDIEGFLVEQRTDGQINTPMYIKCQICKQLNRHWCQYILHLQTHTNNKPNLCEVCGQRYDQVTELCVHCEVCCKSSGEERACISSLSQVWYEPQSLQNQTPEPEIDSLYNDNQEMLSTDDQHPQCKEPEPLPPPETMEEHSSDVLPQNPKPVCQTPDPRAQPSPSNSMCASPALSSPSVMSCNSVRVVQQPAGVRSCLQTHAPCDRYSCGQCGKSFTQWNKLWLHQGLHRGKHCSFSCTQCNLEFRFFGSYREHMQEHASQRPYACPLCPKTYVIEEDLNTHLCENHQPRESLKCDTCGKEFTGFRNLERHRLLHRGASSHYCLPCMLPFPSNQALQNHLKAHKARPVIPLPEGPLEPLLFPYRCGKCNARFTTTDLLQAHQVCHLIGGKKAYSSCSANYVSASLTSNCSNKPRQRVTLLSPQTIPIPLSKKRNVYRYPNPDRLYVVPKISSQPSVVISDTEEEPQEILNMSLSSVYDSPCNTVSLEHEGQISPSNGCCEASNSDLPQPSYPSSCVLIDEPTQCTPKPQTDTAHMPAREPPSPCPLDKGPQNVPPQIRGCTAPKSKGDHDAFFRASTFVIPRGKKWGNDAFECADCWVTFSDVSELHEHYIHHARGVK comes from the exons ATGGAGAAGAGTTGGGACAGCATAGATGCAGCAGGCGACTACTCAACAGATGAAACTAGAAATTTACCAAGCCATTCATGTCAGAAAATCACTGAACACAAG GGAGCAGAAGGGGGAGAAGAGATCCTGACTGACAAAACATATGAGAAGAATATGGCAGCATTTAAGGTGAAGAATGAAGATGACTCTAGTCCTTTTTCGGACATCCACAATCATTCAAAGATCATAGCTCAAGATCTTCAACGAGGGGCAACAGAAGTCATCCAAGATAAGTGTTCCCCTTTCTTAGAAAGATTATGCCCTGTGGGCCTAACCAATGTTCAGGAAAGTTGTATTTTGGCTTCTGGATTTGATGTAAAAAAGAAGAGAGGTATAGATTCTGCTGCAGTGGGGATTGGTACTAAAGTTTCTTTCTCCCCCTTTTCAAGCAATCTGTCAAAAAATATAAAGGGAACTGTCACACAGTCACTCATAGCTCTTGAGTTACAGCAATCTTCTCTGTCAAACTCTTCTCTAAGTGACCCCGGACAATCTTCAAGGGCGGTAGTGGATGAGAAAGCCTATGCTGACGTATCCCATCAAATGTTACCACTTGCGGAAACCAAAAAAGGAAAAGAGAAAATATCCTTTAATTCACTTTTGCCTGTGATGGAAAAGCAACAAAAGCGAAAAGCTGGTCAGCCATATAAGAAAACTCTTTCAGCAATTACCCAAGAATGGGATTCAGATGCCACAGAAATACCCAGGGTGACTCGCAATAAGGATAATCTAACACCCTCATGCAAACAAACAGATGAGAAGAAAAGGGATGAAATGTTAGAATTTCCCCCAACTACCTCAAGTGCCACAAGCTTTGGATGCAATTCAACATCTGATTCTTCAAACCACCTTACTATTTCACATTCAGATGACATCATTTCTAAATCTCAAATAACTGGACCAAGCATTTCTATGGAATTTATCCAACCCCCCAGAGGACAGAGAACTTCAAAGACCACACAAAAAGCAGAAGAAGAAGTGCCGGCGCTGAAATTGACCACTGCCACAGAGGGGAAAGATTCTCCTATAGTACAAGCTCTGGCACAAAACACATTGGTGCCGTCTGAAACTGTCTGCTCGTTTGATGATAACACAGAGAATGCATTGAAAGTACAAAAGATACCTGGAAAAAATAAAGCAATAACGTCCAAAGCAGGAAATAGAAGGACTCAGGCGTTCAAAAGAAACAGAATGACTCCGAGCAGCCTCTTGACCACTCAGTCACAGAGTAGCAGTGCTACACCCCAAGAACATTTTTATTTGGGACTCTCTCAAGATGCAACTCCACTACAATCATCTGACATAAAAATGGAGCCCAAATACTTGTCAGACACTGGTGTCTTGGATGTCGAGAACAATTTGAAGGAACACCGAAAAAGAGAACCCTCCAAAAACTTTACAGAAGGGAGTGTTAAAAGTCCTGGTGTGATGTCTAGATGCTTTGACTTGTCTATCACTCAAAAAGACCAGGGGGCACCAAGTGACATAAGGAGGGAAATCAAATATTATGTAACTGCTAACACTTCAGCTGTAGGAAACCAGGGGGAAATGACTCCGAGAACTCAAGATCTCTCAGGACTGAAGAGTATTGAGGATGTGCTGAAAATGAAGCGGAAAGCTGGTCGACCATTCAAGAAAAAGACATTGTTTAAAATGGCTAAACTGCTAGCGATAGCCCAGGAAGGTGGATCTAATGATACAGAGAACTGTGGCATGATTGAAGAGTGTGTTCCAAAATTCCAGCAGGAGGTCCCTGCCTATCACCCCCTCAAGTCAAAAGTAAAGAAGACAGATACAAGAACCATGGCATCAAATTCACCTACAAGCACCTCAAGAAAATCCAGCAGAACGTGTAAAACGACCCCAAAAACTGCTCAAAAGATGCAAATCCTCACCCACACGCCCACCCAACCAGTGTTACCAGTTCCATCCTATCTTATTGAACCCATTCTCAAAATGGAGGACACAACCCTTATCTCACCACTCTCTGTAATTCCTCTATGTAGTGCAGATATTTCCCTTCAACAGGTGAGTCACAGATGTGGAAAACCCCTGAAGAAAAACACACAATTTTACAAAAACATGACCACTGCAGTCCCACATCCTCCAATATTTGCACTAGATTCCAAGGCCCTTGCTGAGATTGTCTCTACAGGGAATGACAAAGGAACAAAGAAAGACATTGGATCCAAAAGTAAATGCAAACAGGTGCCTAGAACTCGTGGTGCATCAGAATTGCTGTGTACAAATGGGATTCCTCAGGGAGATATACATACCCAAACTAATAGGGATGGGGTATATTCTAAGACTTCAGCACCTACTGTGCCACACTCCCGGAAACGTGGGGTTCAACATAAAAAAGGTACAGCAAAGGCACTTTTCCCATTATCTGATCAAACTGCCCTTCCTGTTTCAGATTGCCAGTTGCAGGTGCAAAATCACAGTGCATCTCAGGAAATGCCTTTACTGCCATCAAAGATTGAGACAGAATCTGACACTGCATACCCGACACCTCGAACGGTTACAAAGAATATTCCAAAGACGTGTAAGGCAAGAAACAAACCTTTACGGAAAGTTGAGAAAGCACAGGCGCCAACTCTGGATCCTTCCCTTGTAGTGGAACATTTGCGTCCTGATGTGCCAGAAGTGGATCAAATGAGACAAGTGGAAGCAGTGATAGAGTCAGTAATTAAAGATGTTCACAAACCACGGGAACATGTGGATCAaaggaaaaaaatgaaaaaagaaGCCAGCAATGTTTCTGCATCAACTCTGGATCCTTCACTTGGAATGGGACATAGCACTCCTGATGCGCCACAAGTGGATCATACAAGACAAATGGAAGCAGTGATAGAGTCAGTGACCGAGGATCTACACAAAAAAGAGGTCAGTGATGTTTCTGCCTCAGCATACTCAACCTTTCCTTCCTCGGATAACCTGTTTGAACCACATAACCATAGTACATTATCTCAATCGCCTTTGCTGACATTAGAAATAAAGACCGAATCGGGCAGAATCAAGAATGCCCTACCCAAAAAGTCAAAAATATGCATGAAAGAGAAACCTATGTCAAAAAGCCTATTGAAAAATCGTAAGAAAGCATCGATGCCAACTTCACGTCCTTCATCTGACACAGTGCATGCGCCATCCAAAAGAGTTAACAAGAATTCCAATACTTGTCGAGAAAGAAAAAGACCTTCACTGAAAGTTGAGAAAGCACAGGTGTCAACTCTGGATATAAACTACTCTGGAGAGAAACATAAAAGTCCTGAAATCCCACAAATGGATGAAATGAGACATGTGGAAGCATTTATAGACGCAGTGATTGAGGATCTCCACCAACCTAAGGATCAACAACAAAAGTTAAAAAAAGAGACTGATAATGTCGCTCCATTAGAACCAACAACCTTCCCTGCCTTGGATAACCTGTTGGAACAGCATAACCATAGTCAATTGAGACAGAATCTGTCATCCAGAAAGACAAAATCAGGCTTGAAACATGCCATACCCAAAACGGCAACAAAAAATAAGTCAAAAGCATGCTTCAAAGGGAAACTCTCTAAAACTGATAAGAAAGCAGCTGTACTAACTTCAGATCCTTCTATTGGAGGTGAAGATGGATATCTTGAAATGCCTCCCCACAACCAAGCAGAGAAAGGAGGAAAGAGTGATGGACAAAACAATAATGATGTCGTAAATTTGGAAACAGCAGCCCACAAACCACATCAGCGTAAAGGGCCAAGAAAGAAGCTAAAAAAAGAGGACTGCATCTTTTCCAAACCAGAACAAGTAGAATCCACTATCTCAGACAGCCAGCTAAAACAGCATGACCACAATGCATTAGAGCATGTTTCTTTGCTAGCATCGGAGACAACGACAGAATCAGGAATGGAACATATCGTACGTGAAAAGGCAACAACAAATAAGTCAAAAACATCCAGGAAAAGAGAACTCCCTTTAAAAGCACCCCCAGGAAACGCTAAAAGAGCAGCTATGCTAACTTCAAATCCTTCTCTTGGAGCAGAAGTTGGATATCTTGAAATGCCTCCCCACCTTACCCATGCAAATCAAGGAGGAAAGCGTGATGGGAAAACCAATAATGTGGTTCAACATAAAAAAGAAACCGCGAAATCAGGGATGGAAGATCATATGGAAACAGCGCACACACAACGTGTGGGGTCAAAAAGGAATCTGAAAGAAGAGGACAGCAATGTTTCCATATCAGAACAAGCAGCAACTCTTACCTCAGATAAACATCCCAACCAAGTTTCTTCGCTGGCATCAGAGATCAAGTCAGAATGCAACAGTGGATGTGTCACACCCACACAAAAAAAGTATATTTCAAAGGCATGCAAGAAAAGGAAGATAACTCCAACCCCACCAAGTTCAACACTTTCTCTTGGAATGGAATATGGATATTCTGAAATGGCTACCACTTTCACACATGTGGACCAGGTTCAGAATATTCTTGATACTTATAAAATCTCCAAAGTGAGAAAAAAAATTACTGGATCAAGCCGTCGAATATCCAATCGAAGAAAATCCAGACGGCCCTACACATCTAATTCACATATCACAAATGAGTCGATGCAAGATCAAGTAATTCTATCGGTTGCATCAGATCTCACCAATAACCCTACCAGTCCTGTATCAATAACAGTGTCCTCAATTGCAGTGCAAGGACAGATTACTGAATTAGTGAGTGCTGACTGTATAGAGAAAAGGTCACATAAAATGAGGACTCCTAAGACGATAAAACCTCAGAGACCAAAAAGTACAGGTCTTGGTAAGAATATCACAGACGACAACATGTCTCGCAAATTCTTATCAGCATTTGTAAAAGAGGAACTCATTGAGGAAGAAAAAAGCCCAGAAAATAGGGGGAAAGAAGACGGCAAAGGGAAGAAAGGCAAAATTCTCAAAATAGACAATGTGAATCCGCAAAGTAAACACAGCCAATCGCAGGTGAAGGATGGCAATGCATTAACAGATGACACATTCATTTTACAAGTCCCTATAGATGAAGCAGGGGGCTCTATGTCTATTGCAATAGACACAATCAGTACTGCGATTCCAAAACGTAAAAAAGGTGGTCGTTTTTCCAAGAGATTGCAAAAAACGTCATCTACCACCAACGTTCCCAGTGAACAGCAATGCATTAATATGTCCCCAGAAaaaacatctctgtgtgtcagcaaTATATCAGAAATACATAGAAAACGAAAAGTTGACACCCGAAGTACTGATTTTGCTAATGCAGATATCAAAGTCCTAAATCCTAAAGATGATCTTAGTGATAGCTCTGTATTAGTGGACTCATCCTTACTGGAGAATCAGAGAATGAAGAACAAAGGTAAGAAAAAATCCAAGACAATTACGGAAGAACAGACAGTGGCCATATCAGTCGTAAAAGAGATGGTGGGGCAAGATTTTCAGACCACCAGAGCAGCACTGAAAAATAAACAAGGTCGGCCATTCAGGAAAAGAACTTTGAGAGTGGCAAAACGGCTGTTATGTGGAAAGCAGAAGTCAAACACGAGCGGGGAACTTTCTGTGAATAAGACACAGAGCTGTAAATCAAAGGGAACTTCTAAGGGAGGGAAAAAGCACAATTTGATCCCAGCGTCGTCAACCTTAAGGCACACTAAAGCATCCAAGGCAATGACGATTGAAGACATTGCTCTTAAACAAGAGCAAGATGGCATATGGGAGACCGTTGATGTATCCAGCAACATTTTCTCCTCACAAACTGTGACTATTTCCCCCAGTATTTCAGGGCAAGAATTTGAAACCATATCTTCAGAAACAATGTGCTCTGTTGATGCAGGGGCGATACAAGGAATCCAGCAAATTGAATCTACCCAATTAACGCCCCATCTCACAAAATTACCTCATAAAGTGACTGGCATGAAGAAGAGACGCAGGAGAAATAAAACTGGATGGGCTACAAAAGTGAAATCCAAACGACCACTCTCCAAAGTGAACTCCGGGGATAGGCTTGACGTTTTGATTCAGTCTCCCATTGACAACactggactcaactctagccTCTGTAATTCGTCAACGGAAAATGATACATTGGAAAGTGTTGAACAAGAAGAATGTAGAGCACAAGAAGTGAAAGCAGTAGCAAACGATTACAATGTAGTTCATGTGGAGGAGATCAACGGTGGAGATCAACCCCTAACAGCTCGTGCTAAATTACAGCATTCAAGTGTACTTCGACAAAATTTGAAGACAAGGAAACCAATGTCATGCCACTTCTGTGGTCGCTCGTTTCGTCACATATCGGCATACACAATTCACAAGCGCATCCACACAGGTGAGAAGCCGTACAGGTGCCAGAAGTGCGGCAAGAGCTTTGCTCAGCTCTCCAAACTCAACTCGCACTCAAACATCCACAAACAACATGGACTCATGCAATGCCCATGTTGCGTCACTCAGTCTCCAAACAAAGATGACTTGATTGATCATTTCAAGATCCACATGAAGGGCACCAAGAGGTTCAGTTTGATTCATAAAACGAGACGAGACCGAGACATTCAGATTCAACCTTACGCTGATTACATAGAGTCCCCGGTCTCTCTTAATGGCAGGAAATCCCTTAGATGCTCCACTTGTTTCAAATGTTTTTTCAGTACGGCCACATTGAAGATGCACCTGCAAACACACAGTGGAGTGAGGCGTTTCACCTGCAAAGTCTGTGGCAAGATGTTTAGCAAGTTCTTAAGTTTCAGTGCACATGAAAAAACACACTGGCCTGTTAAACCGTATGCTTGCTCTGTGTGTGGAAAAGGATTTGTTCTGCTTAGGGAGCTTAAAACCCACTCTCACATGCACTCAGGAGAGATGCCTTTCTTCTGTAACCACTGTGGACAGGCCTTTAGCGACTTCTCATCCTTGCGCACACATCAAGTCTCCAAAGTGTGTTTTGAGGCTAGAGATGAAGGGGATGGAAACAAGGTTGACATTGAAGGGTTCCTGGTGGAGCAAAGGACCGATGGGCAGATTAATACCCCGATGTACATTAAATGTCAGATTTGCAAACAACTTAATCGTCACTGGTGTCAGTACATTCTTCATCTACAAACGCACACTAATAACAAGCCAAACCTTTGTGAGGTCTGTGGACAACGGTATGATCAGGTCACTGAATTATGTGTTCATTGTGAAGTTTGCTGCAAAtcaagtggagaggagagggcatgCATTTCGTCCTTGTCACAGGTCTGGTATGAACCCCAATCTCTGCAGAATCAGACACCTGAGCCTGAAATTGATTCTCTGTACAATGATAATCAGGAAATGTTATCTACGGATGACCAGCATCCCCAATGTAAGGAGCCTGAGCCTCTGCCACCTCCGGAAACTATGGAGGAGCATTCCTCAGATGTGCTTCCACAAAACCCCAAACCTGTTTGCCAGACCCCAGACCCCAGAGCCCAACCTTCTCCCTCAAACTCCATGTGTGCAAGTCCTGCTCTATCTTCCCCTTCTGTAATGAGCTGTAATTCCGTACGTGTGGTTCAACAGCCTGCAGGTGTTCGCTCTTGTTTACAGACCCATGCCCCTTGTGACAGGTATTCATGTGGACAATGTGGAAAATCCTTTACCCAGTGGAACAAGCTCTGGTTGCATCAGGGACTACACAGAGGAAAACACTGTAGCTTCTCATGCACTCAGTGCAATTTAGAGTTTCGCTTCTTTGGCTCGTATAGGGAGCACATGCAGGAACATGCATCACAGAGACCATATGCTTGTCCATTATGTCCCAAAACCTATGTCATTGAAGAAGACTTAAATACCCATCTGTGTGAAAATCACCAGCCGCGGGAAAGCCTGAAATGTGACACGTGCGGAAAGGAGTTCACTGGTTTCAGAAACTTGGAGAGACATCGTCTCTTACACAGAGGTGCTAGCTCGCACTACTGTCTCCCTTGCATGCTCCCATTTCCTAGTAACCAAGCCTTACAGAATCACTTGAAGGCTCACAAAGCCCGCCCTGTTATCCCTCTCCCTGAAGGGCCATTGGAACCACTTCTATTTCCATATCGCTGTGGAAAATGTAATGCCAGATTTACAACCACAGACTTGCTCCAAGCCCATCAGGTTTGTCATCTTATTGGGGGGAAGAAAGCATATAGCAGCTGTTCAGCTAATTATGTTTCTGCATCCCTTACCTCCAACTGCTCAAACAAGCCAAGACAGAGAGTCACGCTGCTATCCCCTCAGACAATACCAATTCCTCTGTCAAAGAAAAGGAACGTGTATAGGTATCCTAACCCCGATCGTCTGTATGTCGTCCCTAAAATATCCTCACAGCCATCAGTCGTTATTTCAGACACCGAAGAAGAGCCTCAAGAGATTCTAAACATGAGCTTATCCTCAGTCTACGACTCACCCTGTAACACTGTGTCCCTTGAACATGAAGGGCAAATCAGCCCTAGCAATGGTTGTTGTGAGGCAAGCAACTCCGATTTACCTCAGCCCTCATACCCCTCCTCATGTGTTCTTATTGATGAACCTACTCAATGTACACCAAAGCCCCAAACAGACACCGCACACATGCCGGCCCGTGAACCACCCTCACCCTGTCCCCTGGATAAAGGTCCTCAGAATGTACCGCCCCAAATACGAGGGTGTACCGCCCCAAAGTCTAAGGGTGATCATGATGCTTTCTTTAGAGCGTCAACATTTGTGATACCAAGGGGCAAAAAGTGGGGGAATGATGCCTTTGAGTGTGCTGATTGTTGGGTAACATTTAGCGACGTCTCAGAGCTACATGAGCATTACATACATCATGCCAGGGGGGTGAAGTGA